The following proteins come from a genomic window of Sorghum bicolor cultivar BTx623 chromosome 3, Sorghum_bicolor_NCBIv3, whole genome shotgun sequence:
- the LOC8082217 gene encoding uncharacterized protein C24H6.02c: MATTAAGYGCCSAGLRPFALWSGILSTRLEPPPPRVSLAASSSKLRASAPRLRVSYRPRRFVVSASSSGEANSDAVPSPTEATIDIKLPRRSLLVQFTCNACGERTKRLINRVAYERGTVFLQCAGCQVYHKFVDNLGLVVEYDLREENELQGENVVSTNSED, encoded by the exons ATGGCGACGACGGCCGCGGGGTACGGCTGCTGCTCGGCGGGGCTGCGGCCCTTCGCGTTGTGGTCGGGGATCCTCTCGACCCGCCTggaacctcctcctcctcgggtGTCCCTTGCCGCCTCCTCCTCGAAGCTCAGGGCGTCGGCACCGCG GTTGAGAGTTTCGTACCGTCCAAGGAGGTTCGTTGTCTCTGCTTCCTCCTCCGGCGAGGCCAATTCGGACGCGGTGCCGTCGCCAACG GAAGCCACTATTGATATAAAGCTTCCTAGAAGAAGCTTGCTTGTTCAATTTACATGCAATGCATGTGGTGAAAGGACCAAGCGCTTGATAAACAGAGTAGCCTATGAAAGAGGGACAGTTTTTCTTCAG TGTGCAGGGTGCCAGGTGTACCACAAGTTTGTTGATAATCTTGGTCTAGTTGTTGAGTATGATCTACGAGAAGAAAATGAGCTACAAGGAGAAAATGTGGTGAGCACCAATTCTGAAGATTGA
- the LOC8082512 gene encoding iron-sulfur cluster co-chaperone protein HscB, mitochondrial, translated as MWRRAGAGPLRHHLAAAAAAAAGRRVNRRPLPPITTAASSPASCSTLSQHNLGILWGSSSVGAPFRSLSNQSSGGGGACWSCGATGAFLSCGSCGSVQPVDPAVDYFQIFGLKREYNIKDNNLEGKYKDWQKKLHPDLVHSKSEKERGYAAEQSALVIDAYRTLSKPLPRALYLLKLEGIHVDEEKTINDPELLMEMMEIREAVSDASDSQTLEKIQSQIKEKLETWSGSFQEAFDKKDFDRAVEATQRMRYYERAVEETVKKL; from the exons ATGTGGCGGCGCGCTGGAGCCGGGCCGCTCCGCCACCACCTcgctgcagccgccgccgccgccgccggccgccgagTTAATCGACGCCCGCTGCCTCCTATAACCACCGCCGCATCCTCCCCCGCCTCTTGCTCTACCCTGTCCCAGCACAATCTTGGAATCTTGTGGGGTTCCTCTTCTGTCGGGGCTCCCTTCCGGAGCCTGTCGAACCAGtcaagcggcggcggcggcgcgtgctGGAGCTGCGGTGCGACAGGCGCGTTCCTCTCCTGCGGGTCCTGCGGGAGCGTGCAGCCCGTCGACCCCGCCGTCGACTACTTCCAAATATTTGGCCT AAAAAGAGAATATAATATAAAGGATAATAACTTGGAAGGGAAGTACAAGGACTGGCAGAAGAAGTTACATCCTGACCTAGTTCACTCGAAATCTGAG aaagAGAGGGGCTATGCTGCGGAGCAGTCAGCACTTGTGATTGATGCATACCGCACACTCAGCAAACCTTTACCAAGGGCACTGTACTTG TTGAAACTCGAAGGGATACATGTCGATGAAGAAAAGACTATCAATGATCCAGAACTTCTTATGGAG ATGATGGAGATACGGGAAGCTGTCAGCGATGCCAGTGATTCTCAAACTCTGGAGAAGATCCAATCTCAG ATTAAGGAAAAGCTTGAAACCTGGTCCGGTTCCTTCCAGGAGGCATTTGACAAGAAGGATTTTGACCGTGCAGTGGAAGCTACACAGAGAATGAGGTACTATGAACGTGCAGTAGAAGAAACCGTGAAGAAGCTCTGA